In one window of Chryseobacterium viscerum DNA:
- a CDS encoding T9SS type A sorting domain-containing protein: MKRKLLLACITAGVFLNAQSAGEMISYEKKPDLTPSFLAQHFVGELAGQQQLGSVLGGLISIIDQSHYKLEAYKVVYWTPNYEGKLVKASGLVMFPKVDYKLSTIVYCHGTTTKKDVPSNLSDSGKLGFILPTIFAVNEYIVVAPDFIGLGDSEGYHPYMNAKTEATATLDMTKASNQLLQQLGTKRYDEYFLTGYSQGAHAAMAALKSNNLIYKNFDFKYVSVGGGPYDMSDTTLNIGLLQKPEYSINILANIINGCQTIGYKSYNNSYKEIIAPAYQEAYQKNILDNPDELSLDWGPLTWRDMFYPSFVNAFENDQNHPLRKCLEESDVYDWYNTTPIYMTNNKVDNLIPYQNTDKTKAVMRSKFQYNFIKAHLTINGTVFNMDYGLKNIVNHVMGAVPYTIASSLIFAGLRQGGFTNSSAKKEMAFSKKLNDKQELSYDFNGSPLDSKLNILGATNFKVKFDGEEQDVEKTSSADRENQEIDLKALNEGPHFIEVTTNENKKMTIPYVKIAPEEIPSSSFIREPNSNEIILDLHDVAGFKKINLFNEQKQLVNSFESSQIKNGELIINTQKLTPQTYTFELVISPISSLTAKYKKTMSNLLDDTHLTIVSVDSIIKIKANKNLQEVKVHDMSGRLIWNADHINSTEISSPSISSNGVYNITAVYTDGTIETKKILQK, from the coding sequence ATGAAAAGAAAATTATTACTGGCCTGTATTACTGCAGGTGTATTTCTCAATGCACAAAGTGCCGGAGAAATGATTAGTTACGAAAAAAAACCAGATTTAACTCCTAGTTTTTTGGCACAGCATTTCGTTGGAGAGCTAGCGGGCCAACAGCAATTGGGATCAGTGCTAGGAGGTCTAATCAGTATAATTGATCAATCTCATTATAAGCTTGAGGCTTATAAAGTTGTCTATTGGACACCAAATTATGAAGGAAAACTGGTTAAAGCATCTGGTCTGGTTATGTTTCCTAAAGTGGATTACAAACTTTCTACTATAGTATACTGCCATGGTACCACAACAAAAAAAGATGTTCCTTCCAATCTTAGTGATTCAGGAAAATTAGGCTTTATACTTCCTACAATTTTTGCTGTAAATGAATATATTGTGGTAGCACCAGACTTTATTGGATTGGGAGATTCAGAAGGTTATCATCCTTATATGAATGCAAAAACAGAAGCCACGGCTACTCTCGATATGACAAAGGCATCAAATCAACTTTTACAGCAATTAGGAACTAAGAGATATGATGAATATTTTCTGACTGGTTATTCTCAAGGTGCGCACGCAGCAATGGCGGCTCTGAAATCAAACAATCTTATATACAAAAACTTTGATTTCAAATATGTTTCTGTCGGAGGTGGGCCATATGATATGTCTGATACAACCCTGAATATTGGATTACTTCAGAAACCTGAATATAGCATTAATATTTTGGCTAATATTATTAATGGCTGTCAGACAATAGGATACAAGAGCTACAATAATTCTTATAAAGAAATTATAGCACCTGCATATCAGGAAGCATATCAGAAAAATATTCTTGATAATCCTGATGAATTGTCTTTGGATTGGGGACCTTTGACTTGGAGAGATATGTTTTATCCATCTTTTGTCAATGCCTTTGAAAATGATCAAAATCATCCTTTAAGAAAATGTCTTGAAGAAAGTGATGTTTATGACTGGTACAATACTACGCCTATATATATGACCAATAATAAAGTAGACAACCTTATCCCTTATCAAAATACAGATAAAACAAAAGCTGTCATGAGGTCTAAGTTTCAGTATAATTTTATTAAGGCCCATCTAACAATTAATGGAACCGTATTTAATATGGATTATGGACTTAAAAATATTGTGAATCATGTAATGGGAGCTGTGCCTTATACCATTGCAAGCTCACTGATATTTGCAGGCCTAAGGCAAGGTGGCTTTACTAATTCCAGTGCTAAAAAAGAAATGGCATTTTCAAAAAAATTAAATGACAAGCAAGAGCTTAGTTATGATTTTAATGGCTCTCCATTAGATTCAAAATTAAACATTTTGGGAGCTACAAACTTCAAAGTTAAGTTTGATGGTGAAGAACAAGATGTAGAGAAAACAAGCTCAGCTGACAGAGAAAATCAGGAAATAGATCTTAAAGCATTAAATGAAGGACCTCATTTTATTGAAGTCACAACAAATGAAAATAAAAAAATGACGATTCCTTACGTTAAAATAGCTCCTGAAGAAATACCTAGTTCATCTTTTATCAGAGAGCCCAATAGTAATGAAATCATTCTGGATCTTCATGATGTAGCGGGCTTCAAAAAAATAAATCTTTTTAATGAGCAAAAACAACTCGTTAACAGTTTTGAGAGTAGCCAGATAAAAAATGGAGAGCTAATCATTAATACTCAAAAATTAACACCACAAACCTATACATTTGAATTGGTAATATCACCAATTAGCTCACTAACCGCAAAGTATAAAAAGACAATGAGTAATTTACTAGATGACACTCACCTGACTATTGTAAGTGTAGACAGTATTATTAAAATAAAAGCAAACAAGAATCTACAAGAAGTAAAAGTTCACGATATGAGCGGTAGGTTAATCTGGAATGCAGACCATATCAATTCCACAGAGATCTCTTCACCTTCCATATCTAGCAACGGAGTATATAATATTACAGCAGTATATACAGATGGTACAATAGAAACCAAGAAAATATTACAGAAATAA
- the mnmE gene encoding tRNA uridine-5-carboxymethylaminomethyl(34) synthesis GTPase MnmE: MNNDTICALATANGIGALGIIRVSGNEALSVVQKSFPAKNLEKQKSHTIHYGYFMDEEEAIDEVMLSIFLAPKSFTTENSVEIAFHGSPHIGKRILETLIKNGARMAKAGEFTLRAFINGRIDLSQAEAIADVIASDNEASRKVAINQLKGGITNEISLLRTDLLNFVSLIELELDFAEEDVEFADRTALNGLLDKIELKLNSLIESFQYGNAIKNGTAVAIIGKPNAGKSTLLNSLLKEERAIVSNIAGTTRDTIEEILHIKGHAFRLIDTAGLRETMDEIEAIGVKKAKEKVENANILVYLADAATEDFSEDIEMIQSLLREDLKLIICATKIDEVTPTKYETVENIFRNAISHEFDFIKISAVENQNIQDLKNELSSYVEHLKSEENNVVITNQRHFEALRKSLDAVHKVKEAISFQISTELLAYELRNALEHLGEISGEVTNDEVLGNIFSKFCIGK, translated from the coding sequence ATGAATAACGATACGATATGTGCACTGGCTACTGCCAATGGAATAGGTGCTTTAGGCATCATCCGGGTTTCTGGAAATGAAGCTTTATCTGTAGTTCAGAAAAGTTTTCCGGCAAAAAATCTGGAAAAACAGAAATCTCATACCATTCATTATGGTTATTTTATGGATGAGGAGGAAGCAATTGATGAAGTAATGCTTTCCATCTTTCTGGCACCTAAAAGTTTTACCACTGAAAACTCTGTGGAGATTGCATTTCACGGCTCCCCGCATATCGGAAAACGTATTCTTGAAACGCTGATCAAAAACGGAGCAAGAATGGCAAAAGCAGGAGAATTTACACTCCGCGCCTTTATCAACGGAAGGATCGACCTTTCCCAGGCAGAAGCGATTGCTGATGTGATTGCCTCTGATAACGAAGCTTCCAGAAAGGTAGCCATCAATCAATTGAAAGGAGGAATCACCAATGAAATCTCCCTATTAAGAACGGATCTCCTGAATTTCGTTTCCCTGATTGAGCTGGAACTGGATTTTGCTGAAGAAGATGTAGAATTTGCTGACCGAACCGCTCTGAACGGATTATTAGATAAAATTGAATTAAAATTAAATTCTCTTATCGAGAGTTTCCAATACGGAAATGCCATTAAAAACGGGACAGCCGTTGCCATCATCGGAAAACCAAATGCCGGAAAGTCTACGCTGCTGAACTCACTTTTAAAGGAAGAGAGAGCAATTGTAAGTAATATTGCGGGAACCACCAGAGATACCATTGAGGAAATTCTTCACATTAAAGGCCACGCCTTCCGACTGATTGACACCGCAGGACTTCGCGAAACGATGGATGAAATTGAAGCTATCGGGGTAAAAAAAGCAAAAGAAAAAGTAGAAAACGCCAATATCCTTGTTTATCTGGCTGATGCTGCTACTGAAGATTTTTCGGAGGATATTGAAATGATTCAGTCTCTGTTGAGAGAAGATCTGAAACTAATCATTTGTGCAACAAAAATTGATGAGGTGACTCCTACCAAATATGAAACTGTAGAAAATATCTTTAGAAATGCTATCTCTCACGAGTTTGATTTTATCAAAATCTCAGCCGTTGAAAATCAAAATATCCAGGATCTGAAAAATGAACTTTCATCATATGTTGAGCATCTAAAATCCGAAGAAAACAATGTTGTAATCACCAACCAGCGTCACTTTGAAGCATTACGGAAGTCTCTGGATGCTGTTCATAAAGTAAAAGAAGCCATTTCTTTCCAGATCTCTACAGAATTACTGGCTTATGAGCTTAGAAACGCCCTTGAACATCTTGGAGAAATTTCCGGAGAGGTTACAAATGATGAGGTGCTTGGGAACATTTTCTCTAAGTTCTGTATCGGAAAGTAA
- a CDS encoding Lrp/AsnC family transcriptional regulator produces the protein MATENYIPDEKDLSILRLLQKDAKMSIRDISARINLSPTPTHERIKRMEKQGIIKEYTAVVDRKKVNKGMMVICMIALSVHNKKTAGKFIEEVGKLKEVVEFYNISGDFDFMLKILAPNMDEFHEFFVNKLSEIEGIGQTKSIFVMNSIKESAQIV, from the coding sequence ATGGCAACTGAAAATTATATACCCGATGAAAAAGACTTATCCATCCTGCGTCTTCTTCAGAAAGATGCCAAGATGAGTATCCGTGACATTTCAGCAAGAATCAATTTAAGTCCCACTCCTACTCATGAACGCATCAAACGTATGGAAAAACAGGGGATTATTAAAGAATACACTGCTGTTGTAGACCGTAAAAAGGTCAATAAGGGAATGATGGTGATCTGTATGATTGCCCTGAGTGTTCACAATAAAAAAACTGCAGGAAAATTTATTGAGGAAGTGGGCAAGCTGAAGGAAGTTGTGGAGTTTTATAACATCAGCGGTGATTTTGATTTTATGCTGAAGATCCTTGCTCCCAATATGGATGAATTCCATGAGTTTTTTGTGAACAAATTATCAGAAATTGAAGGAATTGGCCAGACCAAGAGTATTTTTGTGATGAACAGTATCAAGGAAAGCGCCCAGATTGTTTAA
- a CDS encoding MFS transporter yields MGTRKNLILILASVGTFVEALDIAIINLTIPSIQQQFQIGAETVQWLQTLYVLFFGGFLIIGGKLSDQIGRKKMFLLGALIFMLTSLGAGLSQNFEVLAVFRALQGLGAALVMPSALSIVTNTFRGEQERNHAIGIFSSFAAIGSGSGLSVGGIISTYLSWHWVFLINVPILLITIVLSYYYLPADEKNETAQKTDMVSGILMVLGLLSLTYGTHELVHIKEQPFLVIGSLILAVLLLVMVYYRLKSVAAPLVDLKLFKHRSLVISNAVFFTLGAFFIGFLFLISLMLQKDMGYSAASAGLMLVPFSIISALTAKFILPHVSKRLSSSQMGVLGWLFMLMGGLSLLTSVYTGHPLAVVLLGAACISGVGMTFCFTALSVMGIQDVEPSNYGLASSLSSTSYFLGAGIGLSFMTLMSQIFPSGFSVGSLNLVVLISYALLALGMLFYFIMKGLKVKQTKVAVS; encoded by the coding sequence ATGGGTACAAGGAAGAATTTAATATTAATTTTAGCATCGGTAGGAACATTTGTGGAGGCTTTGGATATTGCCATTATTAATTTAACAATTCCTTCTATTCAGCAGCAGTTTCAGATTGGAGCAGAGACGGTTCAATGGTTGCAGACCCTTTATGTATTGTTCTTTGGAGGATTTCTGATCATTGGCGGAAAGCTTTCAGATCAGATCGGAAGAAAGAAAATGTTCTTGCTGGGGGCACTGATTTTTATGCTGACTTCATTAGGTGCAGGATTGTCTCAAAACTTTGAAGTGCTGGCTGTTTTCCGTGCTTTACAGGGATTAGGAGCCGCATTGGTGATGCCGTCTGCGCTATCCATTGTCACCAATACATTCAGAGGAGAGCAGGAGAGGAATCATGCTATCGGAATTTTCAGTTCATTCGCTGCTATCGGTTCAGGAAGCGGCCTTTCTGTAGGAGGAATTATCAGTACCTACCTGAGCTGGCACTGGGTGTTTCTGATTAATGTGCCTATTCTTTTAATAACAATTGTGCTGTCTTATTACTATCTGCCTGCAGATGAGAAAAATGAAACCGCACAGAAAACAGATATGGTCTCCGGGATACTAATGGTGCTTGGACTTTTAAGTCTTACTTACGGTACCCATGAATTAGTCCATATTAAAGAACAGCCATTCCTGGTCATAGGCTCTTTGATTCTGGCGGTATTGCTGCTGGTTATGGTATATTACCGATTGAAATCCGTTGCTGCACCTTTAGTTGACTTAAAATTATTCAAACACAGATCTTTAGTGATCTCCAATGCCGTATTCTTTACGTTGGGGGCATTTTTTATCGGATTTTTATTCCTGATTTCATTGATGCTTCAGAAAGATATGGGCTATAGCGCTGCTTCAGCAGGATTAATGCTTGTTCCTTTCAGTATCATATCTGCTTTGACGGCTAAATTTATTCTGCCGCATGTATCAAAACGTCTGAGCTCTTCCCAAATGGGAGTGTTAGGGTGGTTGTTTATGTTGATGGGAGGGCTGTCACTGTTGACCTCCGTTTATACCGGACATCCGCTGGCTGTAGTTTTGTTGGGAGCAGCATGTATTTCAGGAGTTGGAATGACGTTTTGTTTTACCGCGCTTTCGGTAATGGGAATCCAGGATGTTGAGCCTTCCAATTACGGATTGGCATCAAGTTTGAGTTCTACAAGTTACTTTTTGGGAGCCGGTATTGGATTGTCTTTCATGACTTTAATGAGCCAGATCTTTCCTTCAGGGTTTTCAGTAGGAAGTCTGAATCTGGTTGTCTTAATCAGCTATGCTCTTCTGGCGCTCGGAATGTTGTTTTATTTTATAATGAAGGGCTTAAAAGTGAAGCAGACAAAAGTGGCTGTTTCATAG
- a CDS encoding metallophosphoesterase, producing the protein MKIQIISDLHWEFGSTELCFDHSDIVVLAGDVNLGTKGIEWIKNAIPDKPVIYVLGNHEYYKGSYPKTLHKIRDASLNSNVHVLENSFVDIDGIRFHGATLWTDFSIFGNPVQYGMLCQSKMNDYKMIRRDPSYSKMRTLDTFKIHQLSKEWLKESLESSKGLKNIVVTHHAPSIQSVPEHYKEDPVTSAYASDLECLLTEYKPLYWIHGHIHTPCRYKIGETEIICNPHGYIDEKYNGYDKELLIVV; encoded by the coding sequence ATGAAAATACAGATCATCAGTGATCTCCACTGGGAATTTGGAAGTACGGAATTATGTTTTGATCATTCTGATATTGTTGTTTTGGCAGGTGATGTCAATTTGGGAACCAAAGGAATTGAATGGATTAAAAATGCAATTCCCGATAAACCTGTAATTTATGTTTTGGGCAATCATGAATACTATAAAGGTTCATATCCAAAAACGCTCCATAAGATCAGAGACGCTTCCTTGAATTCTAATGTTCACGTATTGGAAAATTCATTTGTAGACATTGATGGAATTCGTTTTCATGGAGCAACTTTGTGGACGGATTTTTCCATCTTTGGGAATCCGGTTCAGTACGGAATGCTTTGCCAGTCCAAAATGAATGATTATAAAATGATCAGGAGAGATCCTTCCTATTCGAAAATGAGGACACTGGATACCTTCAAAATCCATCAGCTTTCAAAAGAATGGTTAAAAGAAAGTCTTGAAAGTTCAAAAGGTCTTAAAAATATAGTCGTTACCCATCATGCACCCAGTATACAATCTGTTCCGGAACATTATAAGGAAGATCCGGTAACATCTGCTTATGCCTCCGATCTGGAATGTTTATTGACAGAATACAAACCGCTGTACTGGATTCACGGACATATTCATACCCCGTGCAGATATAAAATCGGAGAAACTGAGATCATCTGTAATCCCCATGGTTATATTGATGAAAAATACAACGGATATGATAAAGAATTGCTGATTGTTGTTTAG
- a CDS encoding helix-turn-helix domain-containing protein: protein MPKKSQPKPDFVSQLAFDEVLQQVEFDLRIKEFVVMEIDKANYIIKPNMPYRSDYFCIFMIQKGGVTFRLDDKSYEVSKGDIVFCPMLETFWLDEITDDYNAKYIFFSLNFISDAGFNYKSNNVLKSLSSDPTHIVRNEQDVYRKLNFHLDELKVLNDKEKDNYYFNEMIWHHFSLVIYEIDNYFKKIEKPHQVTNREDELTTSFFKLVQDHFKEEHNVQFYADKLFISRKYLTKVINKTVFKSPRDIIHQVLAVEARLLLRNPNLNIGEVASQLKFSDQASFSKFFKKHVGRSPLEYRKDDLY, encoded by the coding sequence ATGCCTAAAAAATCCCAGCCGAAACCTGATTTTGTTTCACAGCTAGCCTTTGATGAAGTGCTTCAGCAGGTTGAGTTTGATCTTAGAATCAAGGAATTTGTGGTGATGGAAATTGATAAGGCAAATTATATCATAAAGCCCAATATGCCTTACCGTTCAGATTATTTCTGCATTTTTATGATACAGAAGGGAGGAGTTACATTCAGGTTGGATGATAAAAGCTATGAGGTCTCCAAAGGTGATATTGTTTTTTGTCCTATGTTAGAAACTTTTTGGCTGGATGAAATTACCGATGATTATAATGCTAAGTATATTTTCTTCTCGTTGAATTTTATTTCTGATGCAGGGTTTAATTATAAGTCAAATAATGTTCTGAAAAGTTTGTCATCAGATCCTACCCATATCGTCAGAAATGAGCAGGATGTGTACAGGAAATTGAATTTCCATCTCGATGAACTTAAGGTTTTGAATGATAAGGAAAAAGATAATTATTATTTCAATGAAATGATCTGGCATCATTTCTCACTGGTGATCTATGAAATTGATAATTATTTCAAGAAAATAGAAAAACCTCATCAGGTAACCAATAGGGAAGATGAATTGACGACCAGTTTTTTTAAGCTGGTTCAGGATCATTTCAAAGAAGAGCATAATGTTCAGTTCTATGCCGACAAGCTTTTTATCAGTCGCAAATACCTTACGAAAGTGATCAATAAAACGGTGTTCAAATCCCCAAGAGATATTATTCATCAGGTTTTAGCGGTAGAAGCCAGATTGCTGCTGAGAAATCCTAACCTGAATATCGGTGAAGTAGCATCACAACTGAAGTTTTCAGACCAGGCTTCTTTCAGTAAATTTTTTAAAAAACATGTAGGAAGATCTCCTTTGGAATACAGAAAAGATGACTTGTATTGA
- a CDS encoding efflux RND transporter periplasmic adaptor subunit — MQRFFIQKSTLLFLSLIVLTGCRKDNQNQGYQQQAPELPVAKVTQGDASVSREYAASIEGVSNVEIRPQVTGYLSKIFVDEGDFVRAGQPLFKIEDQVFREQLRSAQAALITAQASLSTSKIDLDRKKELFKNKMVSEIQVKEAEAAYNGARGAVSQSTSSIESAKINLNFSTIKAPVSGFIGRFNYRLGSLMAPGNQEPITLLSDIHQVYTYFSLSENDFNNFQKQYTGSSIDEVIKNTPAASLLLSGGEQYAEKGKIDAVEGQFNKTTGSITLRAKFNNPNNLLRSGNTGKIVLDQFYSNVILLPIASTRTIQDKVFVFTIQGGKAAMLPIEVNGKVGDNFIVAKGLKAGDEYITSGFDRLQPGTPVVAQKKTAQQKKS; from the coding sequence ATGCAAAGATTTTTTATTCAAAAATCGACTTTACTTTTCCTCTCGCTGATCGTTTTGACGGGATGTAGGAAAGATAATCAAAACCAGGGATATCAGCAGCAGGCACCGGAATTACCTGTTGCAAAGGTAACACAGGGAGACGCTTCTGTTTCCAGAGAATATGCAGCATCTATCGAGGGTGTTTCCAATGTGGAGATCAGACCTCAGGTAACAGGATATTTAAGCAAAATTTTTGTGGATGAAGGAGACTTTGTGAGAGCAGGCCAGCCTCTGTTCAAAATTGAAGATCAGGTTTTCCGTGAGCAGTTGAGAAGTGCTCAGGCGGCTTTGATTACCGCTCAGGCCAGTCTTTCAACCTCTAAAATTGATTTGGATAGAAAAAAAGAACTGTTTAAAAACAAAATGGTTTCCGAAATTCAGGTGAAAGAAGCGGAAGCGGCTTACAATGGAGCAAGAGGAGCTGTAAGTCAGTCAACATCTTCTATTGAATCAGCAAAAATCAATCTGAATTTCTCTACAATTAAAGCCCCGGTAAGTGGTTTTATCGGGAGATTCAACTATCGTTTGGGAAGTTTGATGGCCCCGGGGAATCAGGAACCGATCACCTTGCTGTCAGATATTCATCAGGTATATACGTATTTCAGTTTAAGTGAAAATGATTTTAATAATTTCCAGAAACAATACACAGGCAGCAGTATTGATGAGGTGATTAAAAATACTCCTGCAGCATCATTACTCCTTTCCGGTGGTGAGCAATATGCTGAAAAAGGAAAGATTGATGCTGTGGAAGGGCAGTTCAATAAAACAACCGGATCAATTACATTAAGAGCAAAATTCAACAATCCCAATAATCTTTTAAGAAGCGGAAATACCGGTAAAATTGTACTGGATCAATTCTACAGTAATGTTATTTTACTTCCTATTGCTTCTACCAGAACTATTCAGGATAAAGTATTTGTGTTTACCATTCAGGGAGGGAAAGCGGCCATGCTTCCGATTGAAGTGAATGGTAAAGTCGGTGACAATTTCATTGTAGCCAAAGGGCTTAAGGCAGGAGACGAATATATCACCAGCGGTTTCGACCGATTACAGCCGGGAACTCCTGTAGTGGCACAAAAGAAAACTGCTCAACAGAAAAAATCGTAA